GCTCGCTTCCATCATCTGGTAAATATTGGGGGTCTGAAGAATATAATGTGTAGGTGgagaagagagtgagaggaagtgAAGCACACAAAGGTCCCTTTCTCTAGGCATGCAACCATAGAGCAAAATACGGAATAATGAGGTTGTGTTGTGAGTATCCATGCTCGATTTCCTCTAAAGGGAGCATGAAATGTGGAAGGCTTTAAATGAAACAGAGAGGTTATTGTAAAGTTCTCAAGGTCTCAATATGAAGCCTTTGGTACCCTCTGCTGGTGGCACATATAATTACACTCCTCTCACAAAAACATCcacagcgccctctgctggcgAAGTGAAGTAacttgtgcctgtgtgtctctACAGGTACCTGGTGTTTTACTGCCCCACGGACCTGGTGTACTGCTGTGCCGCCCTGCTGCCTCTCAGACTGGTGCTGTCAGGAATGAAGGAGGTGACCAGGACGTGGAAGGTGCTGGGAGGGGTCACCCAGGCTCACGGCAAATACAAGGACAGTCTGCTGGTGATGATAGCCATCGGGTGGGCTAAAGGTCAGGAGCTGGTGGTGCATGCTGAGGGAGGTTTATGATAACATAGTCTTGTAAGAGCTTATACAattattctgtgttttaattaaaatcaaacaacTGCTCCATATGAATCCGTATCAACCATATGTCTCTTTTTTACCCCCACCAGGTGCTGGAGGTGGTCTGATAAGTAATTTTGAGCAGCTTGTTCGGGGCGTATGGAAACCTGAGACTAATGAGCTCCTCAAAATGTCTTAGTAAGTCTTCTACATCAGTGATTTTTGTCTTATATTTGTgcaacatttaaacacactgtgAGTGTATTGTGAGGCGTTGAATGTAATGTGAAATTGAAAGGACtagttttgggaaatacgcttaTTTGCATGACTACAAGTTGAAGCGTTACGGTTGGTTATGTGCCAGACTATTTCTCTGTTGGCCTCGAGAAACCAGGCACTGCCATCAGAGAGGAGATCTTTTTCACATCAAGAACccctaaactgacacaaattagaccACTGCTCACAATTAGATAATTGAAGGTTTTGTCCCAGGGATCCTCATCTGATGAGAATATGACTTCatagatgttttattacagagaGTATGAGAAACCAATGACCAGAATAGTCATTATGTCATTTGGATGGaataaaaatgaagataaaTGACTCACATTTTTGCTGGGGACCACCTGGAACCCCGTCAAGGACCATCGGTTTGGAGTACCATGTTGTTCTTTGAATAGATTCATAAACTCTTGTATTCCTACTTCAATAGATATTTTAATTGGGGGAGATGGAAATcgagaggttttttttaactttattttttggtttattgGTGACTATTTTCCAGTTGTAGCACTATTCCCTTGTTGTAGCTCCTATTGAAAGTTTATTCTGTACGACAGGTTGCTAGCTATTTAATATCACTGTATGTTTTTTctcagtctcttttttttttctttttaccgtATGTTTTCATTACTTTCTTCTTAGTTGTTTCATGTGCCCTATAGCTGTCTTACCCTGTTTTTGACGTaagtctttttttgtgtgtgtaatgttttttttattttttggggatGGATGCAGCCTTTGTTTGGTCACTGTATCATCCATGTGTGAAGCTAAAgttatcatttttttcatcacattatCTCATAActgctctctttttttgttcagCCCCACCAAGATCACCCTGATAGGAGCGGTACTGTTTGCTCTGCAGCAGACCCACTACCTGCCTGTCCAGAAGCACCACCTGATGCTCATCTACACCATCTTTACCGTCGTCAACAAGGTCAGTCTGCTCTATCCTACCTGACACTGTGACCTTGAGAATATATAACCAAGGTATTAGTGATTCTGAAACAAACCGGAAGTCGTGTTTTGGTTCATTAAATTGCTTACCTATGATCAAGAAAGCTGATTAATAGCATTCTTTGCTTATCAGTTGGATCTTAACTGAGGTATAACAAATGTTTTGGCCATAGTTCCCTCCAAATCCGAGGTGTCCTGTCTTCTAAATGACCTTTCTCCCTCTGCTTTTTTGAAGTTTTAGCTGATGTGACTCACATTAGCTCGGTATTACCCGCAGGGCTGGGGCTTTTGCATCATTTTCATCAGCTTGCATcaccctctcttctcttctctgggAAACTTGTGCTCTTGACTGAGACACAGATAAATCTACCATGTCTTCTTTCAACTCTCATTCTGTTAGCTCGCTCTGACTCTGATCTGTCAAATTAACGCGCAGCCATTTCGTCAGATTTAAGAGTTGTGTTCAAAcctgctgtttattattttttcgtTCCTGATGATGCAGATGTTGTATTCTCATCTCCTAATGAGAAGTAGATACTAAAATATTACCcaattactgtgtgtgtttattgtagctgctttaaggaTCGCTGCTACTGTGATTTAAGATACATTCCCAGTTTGGAAATGATAAGACTGTATTTTTAACGGACACAtttatcttctctttttcaGTCGAGGATGATGCTAACGGGCTCCTCGGCCTCACCATTTGCTGCCTTCGAGTCGGCCATCTACAAGACCCTCTTCAGCGGCTCCTCCCCTTATGCCGTCCTCACCGACGAGGTGACGAAAGCGTGCATCGATAACGGCACAAGCAAAACGACAACCTCCACCGCCACAACCAAAGAGTCCAGTGAGAACGGAGTATCAGGGAAGCACACCCCGGTTTCTCCTGACAAGGGACGGAGCGGATCGCTCAAAGCCAAAGAAGAGTCAGAGAACGCGGAGACGACAAGCTGCAAGAAGACCGACTAGTCTGGCCCATAGCGCCTTTTCACCTCTGAGCAGGGTTGTGGAGTCATTTCTGATTCAGATTTGTCATGTCAGGACTTAAACTGCTGAAAATAGAATTGCAAGAAGAGCCGACTCCAACCGACCCTGCACCTTATAGTGGGATAATCACCCCTTCCTTAAAGTACTGTGATATTTATGCTGTCGGACGTGGTCATCAAACTATCCTCGGGCTGATAGCACACTTGCAGTACAACGTGTAGCTtaaattttaatatatatttataatggGTACAAACTATTAATTTTATCTCTGGGTTTTGGGAACAGTGCTGAATGTCTGTATCTTTTTCGCTCTGTATATATTCTGCTTCATGTAAATACTATATTTCTTATTCTGAAATGGTTAgaataattttttaaaagagaGATTATATTCTAAAACATcagatatttttcttatttatacttatataatataataattgcACACGTGAATGTATgacaattcaaaatgaaagacacctttttattgtgttgttcaTTTGACAGTGCTTTGAATTGCAGTTGAAAGCATGAGATTAAACAGGTTTAATTGCAcgataaaatgtgtttttgtgatttctAGTCTCTCGCTCTACCAGACACCTTTGTACGCTCCCATCTGACTCATTTCAAAGGTCCCGTATCGTAGAAAAAGTGAGATTTCCGTGTCTGTTCCGGCCTGAGCTCCGGCGATAGctgaggcattatgttttcgggTTGTCCGTCCGTCCATCCCGTTCCTGTGAACGTGATATCTCAAGAATGCTTTGAGGGAATTTCCTCCAAACATcaacttggactcaaggatgaactgattataTTTTGGTGGTCAGAGAttaaggtcactgtgacctcacacaaatatttttggccattactcaacaattcATATGATAATTACAACATAATCTTACATAAATGTCACGTAGGATAAATTAATGAAGTGATTACATACtattatatccaaaaggtcaaagttcaacTTCACTATGATATAGCTATCAAAACACATCCACTGAGAAATGCACAGGCCGAAATTAGAAACCGAAAATGAATCATACACAGTAAGAAATAACTATGTGTGCGACTTATCTTTGCAGCTGATCTGCTGTTAAAGTATGTATTTAATGAAGTCACAGAGTAGCCTACACACAGGCTCTGCAACAAACCAGGACAATCTGACACTATTTTCACACAAGGAAAGTAATAACTTAATGTATTAtatatgccgaatttacaagaggggacaaataattaagaatttgtcatgaacatcatttcacaaagtttataaagtttcctCAAACTCAACAAcccacaaaactacatgattTTGTGAGGGAGTCTGGGGCTGATTAGCAGCCGCCTCAAATTTAAATGCAGAGGCAAGATCGGATTGTTTTTATCTGGATAGGTATCCAGATACGGAAGCCTTTTTAATACTAGCTGTACATTGGGTCTACAGgagtgaggttgcagattgcaaccaaccGAACACCCCTCGTTTCATCTTACAATGGCCACTAAAAACGTGAAAAGCCCTCTCTAGCACCAGTGTTTCTGGGaacatggcggactctgtggaagaggagcccctctgtagaaataaaaaggctcattctcaggtgacaaaacacaacaattcttagtttcaggtgattatacacaaatgaatgcataattgtgaatattatatttctgCCAATTTTATATTCCCCACGTAAATCCGACACATTATACCTTGGAAGCATCAAACAGATCATTAGTTACaactaaaactgtgaaaaaaagctGCTAAGTTGATATAAAGCAGCACATCGGCCAGAAGTAACCTCTTCTATAGGCTGAAACATTGCATCAGTGTAACATCAGCACCTGATTGATACCTCACCCTCTTtaaagagctgctggagagAAATCCCCCAAATCCCCCCCAATTCTCATCTATGTAACCTCAGACAGCGAAGAACCCCCCTGTGAATACAAATTAAGAACAGAGAGGGGGGGTGTgtggaaaagagaagagaagacgCTCAAAAAGACGATCAAAAGCGATACAGGTTGAGATGATGTACCTGTCTTTAATACGCCTCGAGTCCGCAGATGTCAGATGTATGTGTGTCAATTAAAGGCTCGTATCTCAAAAGTGCTTCCTGccaaactgctttgtgttggcgtgtgtgtgtatgtgtgttgatCTCCCTGACTCTAATAGTGAACCGTGTGACCTGGAAAACTGAGAGACACGTTAATAAGCCGCTGTTTTCCTTACGCTGCCTCCTATGACAAGAAGGCAGGTGACATGACGGCGGCTCAGAGCCTGAAAGTTCCCAGACAATTCTCTTAATGAGGTCCGGACCTGTGTGACCCCCTCCACAATTACCCACTGAAGTGAGGGCCCCCCCCGCTGTCGAGCCCCTGCTCCTTTTTCGCCTCCACCCCTCGCTCCCTGAGCTTCACCTGCCCCGCGGCACATCTCCTCAGCCCTCTTTTTATCCCCAGACTTCTGCCTATTTTCCAGTTGTCAGGTGAAGAAAATTAATCCTTAAATGCGTGCACACAAGCTGGCTTACGGCGCACACTCGTACAAATAATATACACAATGCATGCACACGACTTAACTTTGAGGTCACGGATGTAGCAGGGATGTGGCTcagaaatatcagatttttcct
This portion of the Pagrus major chromosome 12, Pma_NU_1.0 genome encodes:
- the tmem38b gene encoding trimeric intracellular cation channel type B, which produces MDLLEVLHLDELSHGLANLSMFPYFDMAHYIVSVMALREQPGALEVSRVSPLACWFSSMLFCFGGAVLSGIMLAEPPVAPLSNGTSVLLASIIWYLVFYCPTDLVYCCAALLPLRLVLSGMKEVTRTWKVLGGVTQAHGKYKDSLLVMIAIGWAKGAGGGLISNFEQLVRGVWKPETNELLKMSYPTKITLIGAVLFALQQTHYLPVQKHHLMLIYTIFTVVNKSRMMLTGSSASPFAAFESAIYKTLFSGSSPYAVLTDEVTKACIDNGTSKTTTSTATTKESSENGVSGKHTPVSPDKGRSGSLKAKEESENAETTSCKKTD